TTGCATACCCGGGGGACTGGGTTCCCGAGGCCGCATTCACGAACTCTTCACTCTGGTACCGAAGCCTCGCACTCCAGGACAATCCGGGCAGCCAAAGCGGACCATCCAGCCCGAGGCGTGCCTGATGCCTCGGGCGGCGATTAAGCTCATCGCCTGTTGCCACGTCTTCGGTTCGGGTCAGGGTATAGCCGGCGGTGAGTCGCCAGTGCTCAGAGGGTTCCCAGCCAGCCGTGGTCTCGAATCCCCAGGTCCTTGCCTCGGCAAGGTTTTCATAGGAGAAAACCTGAACTCCGTCGTTCCGCGCCTCGGTAGCCTCGGCATCCGGCGAGGTCTGGATCAGTTGCTCGATGTCATTAAAGAAGGCGTTGGCTTCCAGCCATGCAGACCGGTTCCAGGACAGGCCTCCTCCAAACTGGTAGCTGACGGATTGCTCCGGCTCCAGATCAGGCGTCCCCTGCACGATGTAGCCAAGCTGACTGTGGTCAAAAGTGAAGTGCCGCTCCTTGAGATTCGGCACCCGATATCCGGCGCCGACACCACCGCGGAGGAAGCCGGTCAGAGAATCAGTCCGGATCAGGTCGTAGCGCGCATTGATCTTGGGGGCGGTGTGGGTTCCGAAATCGGAGTCATTCTGGAAACGGACGCCGGGCACCAACTCAAGATTCGCGGTGGGCATCCAGGTGTCTTGAACCCAGACCTCCTGGCTCTCACGCTGTCGGCGAGGCTCAGCACCCAGTTCGGAAGCGCCGTCCTTGGTCTGCTTGAGGGTTTCGCGGTTAACATCGACACCAGCCTGCAAGTGATGACCGAGCCCCACCGGCTTGCCCAAATGGGCAGAAAAACGAGACAGAGTAGATTCGGCACGACGGTCATCAAAGACACTGCTGGCCGTGTATTTCAAGGTATCGTCGTTGAGGGTCTCATGGACAGCGGCCCAACCGGCACGCAGATCTGAATTGCGACCATGGTCGCCAGCCAGGGTATAGCGGGTGCGAGTGACTGTTTCATCCTTACCCTGATTGATAAAAAAAGGCGGGTTGCGTTCGGTAAACCGTGACCCGGACTCCTCTTCGAATCGGGCGACCGCAGCGCTCAGCCGGTGGTTGCTGTTTGGAAACCAGTCGGTGCGGAAGCTAAGGTCGGTTCGGTCGTATTCATCGCCCGGTCGTGCCCAGGTCTCTGGCTGCGGGTCGATGCCATCGGAATGCTGGTGTGATGCGGATAATCGAAGGGCCAGCTGTTCATTGCCACCCTGGACCGAGGCTCGGGCCGAATATCGCGCGGGGTCGGCGTCACGCCCAGAAGGGTTCTGATCGCCATAGGTACCGACGTCGGCGCTGAAATGACCAGAGAACCCGGAAGCTGGCGGACGGGTGATGATGTTGACCACCCCACCGATACCGGCACTACCGTATTGAGCAGACACAGCTCCCTTGACCACTTCGACACGCTCGATATCAAGGACAGCCAACTGACTGACATCAACGGATGAACCGGTCGTCGCCGTCATCGGCATACCATCGATCAGCACCAGAACCCGGTCAGCCTCAATTCCCTGCAACCAAACCTCATACCCGGGTTTCCCGTGAACTTCCCGCAGCTGAACCCCGGGCACGTTCTCCAGCGCTTCTTTCATGCTCCGGGCGTGAGTTTTCTCAAGCTCCTTCGCGGTGACGACCTCGGTGCGCACAGGAGTGTCCAGCAACTGACGCTCCGCTCTCGTTCCAGTGACAACCAGCTCATCCAGATACAAGGCCTCGGCAATCAGATTGCGGGAACCTCCCAAAAGCACAAGGAACAGCAACCATCGCCCGAGATCACATTTCGAATTCAACATACTACACACCAATAATCGTAATGCGAACGATTATTGTTTTGTTTCAGCTAAAGATCAACCCCTTTGGTTGATGAATATCAAGCGCGCACAAAAAAACCGGCCTCAGCCGGTTTTTCATATTTCCAGAAAACCAAACGTTTAGTGAGTCTGCTCTTCCTTGGCCTCACCTGCCGCCTCTTCCTGCTTGCGCTTCAGCGCCTGGGCGTAAATCGCGTCAAAGTTCACCGGCGCCAGCATCAGGGCCGGGAAGCTGCCCTTGTTGACGATACCGTCGATGGCTTCGCGGGCGTAGGGGAACAGAATCGTCGGGCAGTACGCGCCCAGCATCTGACCGAGCTGCGGGCCTTCAATGCCAGATACCATGAATACACCGGCCTGCTGGATCTCTACGATGTAGGCAACCTTCTCACCGACCTTGGCAGTCACGGTCAGCGACAGCACCACTTCATACTGATTATCACTGATCTTGTTGTGGGCGGTATTCAGATCCAGGTTCACCTGCGGCTTCCACTGCTCCTGAAACACCAGGGGAGCATTAGGAGATTCAAAAGACAGGTCCTTCACATAGATGCGCTGAAGGGCAAACTGGGGTTGGTTCTGGTTTTCGGTGCCTGCGGCTTGCTGATTCTCAGCCATGATCAGTCCTTTCGTTCTGGTAAAAAGGGCAACAGCCCGTTGTTATGGTCACGTGAGCCGAAACAGTCTACTGCGTGGTCCCGGCAGGTAATGTGAAACAGTGCGACAGATCGGCAATCAGATCAAGCCCTGTTACTTTTTCACCAGCGGCAGATTGCTGGCTCTCCAATCGGTGATACCGCCATTCAGGCGAACCACGTTGGTATAGCCCTCAGCATTCAGCTGCTTGACCGCCATGGCTGAATGCTGGCCCATTTTGTCCGCCACAATAATCTGCTTGTCTTTGAACTTGCTCAATTCGTTGGCACGGCTCTTGAGGCTGTTCAACGGGATATTGATGGAGCCGGTAATGCGACCTTCGCCAAATTCCTTGCGGTCTCGGATATCCACCACTACCGCCTCATCCTTGTTGATCAAAGTAACGGCACCCTGAGCCGAAATTTTGGTGCCACCCCGCCGGGATTCCAACACCAGAATGGCCACCAGGAATGCCACGAACAGTGATACCAGAATGTAATGATTGACTACGAATTCAAACAAGCGGTCCATGAAACTACCCTGAAAATTTGATTTGGCGGGATTATACACACCCGTAACGACTCAAAGAAGGCAAGCGTCTTTGCCGGCAGGCTGCAAACCCGAGCCTCAAACCATAGTGCCAATGCATGATACCGATGTGCGCCCTTACGTGGCCTGCGCAAATGAAAACGGTTACAATCTGACCCACTTTAAATCCGCTACTTTCGCAATCAACCGGACGAAATGATGACCGAGACGCGCAAGCCCACTGCACTGATTATTCTCGACGGCTGGGGCCACCGGGACCCGGCTGAAGACAATGCCATTTCTAACGCCCAGACCCCGTTCTGGGACAAGCTCTGGCAGAATCAGCCCAAGACCCTGATCAACACCTCAGGGATGTTTGTGGGGCTGCCCCAGGGCCAGATGGGCAACTCCGAAGTAGGCCACATGAACCTGGGTGCCGGCCGGGTGGTCTATCAAAGCCTGACGCGTATCGACAAAGACCTTGAAGACGGCAAGTTCCAGAGCAACAACGCCCTGTGTAACGCCATTGATAAAGCCGTAGCCAATGGCAAGGCCGTTCACATCATGGGCCTGCTGTCCCCCGGCGGCGTACACAGCCACGAAGACCATATGCTGGCTGCCGCAGAGGTTGCCGCGGCCCGTGGTGCCAAAGAGGTGTACATTCATGCGTTCCTGGACGGCCGTGACATGCCCCCGCGCAGTGCTCGCCCGTCCCTGGAAAAAGCCGCAACCAAAATGAAAGCCCTGGGCGTTGGCCGGGTGGCGACTATCGTGGGCCGCTACTTTGCCATGGACCGCGACAACCGCTGGGATCGGGTGGAAGCCGCTTACAACGCCATGACGTTGGGCGAGGCGGAATTCACGTTTGAAGATCCGCTCACCGCGCTGGATCAAGCCTATGAGCGGGGCGAAAACGACGAGTTCGTAAAAGCCACTCACATTCGCGCCGAAGGCCAGCCGGAAGGCACCATCAACGACGGCGATTCGGTACTGTTCATGAATTTCCGGGCTGACCGCGCACGGGAAATGACCCGTACCTTCGTGGAACAGGACTTCGACGGTTTTGACCGCCGAAAACACCCGGCACTGGCCGACTTTGTGATGCTGACCGAGTACGCGGCAGACATCAAAACCTCCTGCGCCTACCCGCCGGAGCAGCTGAG
The window above is part of the Marinobacter sp. THAF197a genome. Proteins encoded here:
- a CDS encoding TonB-dependent receptor plug domain-containing protein, which encodes MLNSKCDLGRWLLFLVLLGGSRNLIAEALYLDELVVTGTRAERQLLDTPVRTEVVTAKELEKTHARSMKEALENVPGVQLREVHGKPGYEVWLQGIEADRVLVLIDGMPMTATTGSSVDVSQLAVLDIERVEVVKGAVSAQYGSAGIGGVVNIITRPPASGFSGHFSADVGTYGDQNPSGRDADPARYSARASVQGGNEQLALRLSASHQHSDGIDPQPETWARPGDEYDRTDLSFRTDWFPNSNHRLSAAVARFEEESGSRFTERNPPFFINQGKDETVTRTRYTLAGDHGRNSDLRAGWAAVHETLNDDTLKYTASSVFDDRRAESTLSRFSAHLGKPVGLGHHLQAGVDVNRETLKQTKDGASELGAEPRRQRESQEVWVQDTWMPTANLELVPGVRFQNDSDFGTHTAPKINARYDLIRTDSLTGFLRGGVGAGYRVPNLKERHFTFDHSQLGYIVQGTPDLEPEQSVSYQFGGGLSWNRSAWLEANAFFNDIEQLIQTSPDAEATEARNDGVQVFSYENLAEARTWGFETTAGWEPSEHWRLTAGYTLTRTEDVATGDELNRRPRHQARLGLDGPLWLPGLSWSARLRYQSEEFVNAASGTQSPGYATADLKLNYQFSDQLRLFAGAENISGEQRDFSNASEDFRPVAGRFLYAGLTVSFGQ
- the gpmI gene encoding 2,3-bisphosphoglycerate-independent phosphoglycerate mutase, coding for MTETRKPTALIILDGWGHRDPAEDNAISNAQTPFWDKLWQNQPKTLINTSGMFVGLPQGQMGNSEVGHMNLGAGRVVYQSLTRIDKDLEDGKFQSNNALCNAIDKAVANGKAVHIMGLLSPGGVHSHEDHMLAAAEVAAARGAKEVYIHAFLDGRDMPPRSARPSLEKAATKMKALGVGRVATIVGRYFAMDRDNRWDRVEAAYNAMTLGEAEFTFEDPLTALDQAYERGENDEFVKATHIRAEGQPEGTINDGDSVLFMNFRADRAREMTRTFVEQDFDGFDRRKHPALADFVMLTEYAADIKTSCAYPPEQLSNGLGEYMAALGKTQLRIAETEKYAHVTFFFNGGLETPFEGEDRILVPSPKVATYDLQPEMSAPEVTDKLVEAIKSGKYDLIVCNYANGDMVGHTGKLDAAIKAAECLDQCVQRVVEALDEVGGEALITADHGNCEQMTDPNSGQLHTSHTIGPVPLVYTGHRKVTLKDDGSLCDIAPTLLALMGDEKPKEMSGHSLVDFS
- the secB gene encoding protein-export chaperone SecB, whose amino-acid sequence is MAENQQAAGTENQNQPQFALQRIYVKDLSFESPNAPLVFQEQWKPQVNLDLNTAHNKISDNQYEVVLSLTVTAKVGEKVAYIVEIQQAGVFMVSGIEGPQLGQMLGAYCPTILFPYAREAIDGIVNKGSFPALMLAPVNFDAIYAQALKRKQEEAAGEAKEEQTH
- a CDS encoding rhodanese-like domain-containing protein, which codes for MDRLFEFVVNHYILVSLFVAFLVAILVLESRRGGTKISAQGAVTLINKDEAVVVDIRDRKEFGEGRITGSINIPLNSLKSRANELSKFKDKQIIVADKMGQHSAMAVKQLNAEGYTNVVRLNGGITDWRASNLPLVKK